ACTCACACTGTCACGCATGAATGCGCCAGAGCCCGCCTTCACGTCATAAACAATATGAGCGACCCCCTCGGCGACCTTCTTGGATACGATGCTTGCGGTAATCAGGGGGGTCGATTCGACCGTCGCCGTGGCATCACGGAGAGCATACAGGATGCGATCGGCTGGGGCGATGGAGGCCGACTGGCCCACGATTGCCCCTCCAGCGTATCTGATCACGGACTGGAATGACCGCAGTTCCAGCGCCGTCCGGAATCCGGGAATGGCTTCCATCTTGTCGATGGTACCCCCGGTAAACCCAAGCGCCCTGCCCGCAATTGTCGGAACCCTGAGCCCGCAGGCAACAAGCATTGGTACCAGCAGAAGCGTTATCTTGTCGCCTTCTCCGCCGGTCGAATGCTTGTCCACCGTCGGAGGCGCGCCTCGCATCTTCCAGTTCAACTGGCGGCCAGAGGCCGCCATCGCACGCGTCAGCTCGACCGTTTCGTCCGGATCAAGCCCGCTCAGCCTCACCGCCATCAGCCAGGCAGACACCTGGTAATCAGGTACCGTATCGCGTACCAGTTCGCTCACAAATCTGGCAATGGCACCCGGTGGATGAGAACGGCTTTCTGCCTTGGTGCGGATAAAATCAACCACATTCATGCGGGAATATCCCCAGACTTGCCGGCCACCGTGGCTTCATCCGGAATTACAATGCCCAGTTCCCGCTCCAGCCGGTTTAGTGCTGCCTCCGGGCCGAGCCGTTCACACAGATGCGATGAATAGAACGCCATGCGTAAGACCCGATTCTGGTCCGCATAGAAGAATGCAGGAACGACAGGGACACTGCTGCTTTCGGCAGCAATGGGGACGCATCCAAACTGTTCCGCGATCTTCCGGTCCGGATCGGCGTGAATAACAACCGGCGCATCTCCGAGCGACAGCTTGAGCTTCTCTTCCATGTCATTCGCCACCAGATGGAGGCTGATGCCGCCCAGGAGCAGCTCTTCAGCCAGTGGACCCAGACCGTTGAGTTCCAGCCGGGAAAACGGCTCGTTTGTACCGGCATTCAGAACGATGACTGCTGGCCAGTTGGCACCCGGCAGGACTGCCGGCACCGGCATTCCGGCCGAAAGCCGTTTTTGCGGCCCAGCAAGCGGGGGATCTGGGAAACGCAAATAGATGAGGTAGAGGAATGACGGGAGTGCGAATCCAACGACCAGCGGGTTCCCGCCGTACATGACAACAAGGATGGCATTCAGAATGGCTGCGAGTGAAAGTCCGACAGGAAGAGGCGGATACCGTGAAAAGTCCCATGCGCGCCAGCAGGCCCACCAATGGGACACTGGCGCTGACACCGAAAAGGCGAGCGTAAGCAGGAGGGCGTGATTTAGCTGGATTGCAGACAGAGGTTTTTCCTATCGGTTCAAGGACCAGTCGTACCGTCTGAACTCAAATCTTGCACTATGCGCATGCTCCCTTAGCCATTCGGCGGTTTTGGCATTATCCAGCCATGACGCCAAAAACCGGGACAGGCCCGAAGGCATGCCCCCAAAATCATCCGCATAGTATTTGAAAATGGACGAGGTCGTCACCAGCTTTGTTCCACTATCAACCACCGTTTCGGCATTGATAAAGGCCCGGGTTGCCATACTGAGCTGGGTGTCGAGCCCCGTTTCTTCATAGAAGCCAATAGGCGGGCACCTTTTGGAGCCGCACACCAGCGCAAAATGAATACGGGGATCCAATCGCCCGAGGGCAAGGACGAGCTGAGACGAACCGGGTGCGAAGTACGGTCCAGATAAAGGATATGGCGGACGGGCGTTTGCCCGGAGAATCCCGTGCTCAATCATGTCAGCAGTCAGAATATGCCCGCCCACATCGTATGCCACACGGGAAAAAACGAGCGGAACCTCCCATACTGTGCTGCGTATGCCCAGTTCTGTAATCGCATCAATAATCATGGCATTATAAAGGTTGATCCAGAACGCCTTGGCTGCATCATCCCTCTTCAGATTCAATGGATTGAACTGGCGCAGGTTCGCGGTGAGGGAGCGAATACCCTGCCATTCGGAACTCTCCCGAAGCCTCTGGTAGTCCACCCGGCCGGTTGCCGGATCGTAGAAGTCCCCTTTAAGCGATATCAGCCTCGACTGGAGTTCAGCCGCAAGAGTGGCTTCTGACGGTCCGGCCCTGGACGCTTCAGCCCGGTTCAGGATGATTTTCCAGCTCAACCCTTTCGGGAATGGCCTCAGTCTCACTGCTTGGACGCTCCCTCGCTGGTTCCATAAGCATTAACGGGACTTGGCCAGCCCGTCGGAATCCTTTATAACTCCCAATGACTGTCCCGTGAAACACCCTGTCAGCCATATGGTTGGCGGCCCTATTTTCAGAGGTTCTGGGTCCATGTTCAACAACAAGAAAGATTCCACCTCCACCGGGAGCAAGGTCGCGGGACTGATTGGCGGTACGCCCAAGCATACATTGACGGCACTCCTCGATGCCGGAACGGCATTTGAAGGACGACTGACCTTTTCGGGGACTATCCATATCAATGGCAAGTTCACTGGAGAAATATCCGGTAATGACCACCTTGTTGTTCTGGATAAGGGAACCGTCAACGGCGAAATCGAGGTAGGCACCCTGGAAATCGCCGGTGAAGTCACCGGCCAGGTCCGGGTTCGCGAGAAGATAATCATTACCTCTACTGGCCGCTTCCGTGGAGAACTGGAAGCCCCTGCGGGCAGCCTCGAAATCCACAACGGCGCGAACTTCGAGGGCACCTGCCGGATGGGTGCGACTACTTCGGGTACCTCCCGGCTTACCCTTGCCGCCGCAGAACCCAGTCGTGGGAAATAGCGGGATTTCGCCAGCCTGGAATGGCTGGAATGGGTATTCCGGTCAGCGTTCACCAATCGTTCAAACAGTCTTGACTTGAAGCAGTCCGGCGGATATTCGCTAGGCCGCTTGGAACGGAACAACGCGCAGTTCCGCCAACTGCCGGATGCTTCTGACGCCCTGTTTCCGGCCCAAAATCACGTTCTTTGCACACTCAAAGGGGAGATGAGTGGACTCTCTGATCGAAACGCTCAGCCATCCGCTTCCCGGCTTTGAAGGCCAGATACCACTTTCCTTCTTTTTCATGCTCCCGATCTTCTGGATCGCGGTTGTCGCCCTGAACAAACTGATGTTCGAGCCGGTGCTTGCGACGGTTGAACGCCGCAAAGCCGCCTCCACGGGTGCCAGTCAAGGTGCAGCTACCCTTCAGGTGGAGGCCGACACACTCGCCCGTGACTATGCGGCCCGCGTGAAAAACGCGACCGACGAAGCCATGACCATGCGGGAAAAACTCATCGGGCAAGCCCGCTCCGAGTGTGAGCAGAAACTCCTTCAGGCCCGCACCGAAGCGGAGCGGAATCTCGACAATTCGCGCAATACCATCCGCAACGAGGCCGAGACCACCCGGGTTGAGCTTCGCAATGAAATCGAGCGCATCGCGACCGAAATGGCCCGCAAGGTAATCGGAGGGGCTGCATGATCTGCCGTCCGGTTACCCTCGGGTTAACATTC
This portion of the Deltaproteobacteria bacterium genome encodes:
- a CDS encoding polymer-forming cytoskeletal protein, with the translated sequence MFNNKKDSTSTGSKVAGLIGGTPKHTLTALLDAGTAFEGRLTFSGTIHINGKFTGEISGNDHLVVLDKGTVNGEIEVGTLEIAGEVTGQVRVREKIIITSTGRFRGELEAPAGSLEIHNGANFEGTCRMGATTSGTSRLTLAAAEPSRGK
- a CDS encoding ATP synthase F0 subunit B: MDSLIETLSHPLPGFEGQIPLSFFFMLPIFWIAVVALNKLMFEPVLATVERRKAASTGASQGAATLQVEADTLARDYAARVKNATDEAMTMREKLIGQARSECEQKLLQARTEAERNLDNSRNTIRNEAETTRVELRNEIERIATEMARKVIGGAA
- a CDS encoding DUF547 domain-containing protein, which produces MDYQRLRESSEWQGIRSLTANLRQFNPLNLKRDDAAKAFWINLYNAMIIDAITELGIRSTVWEVPLVFSRVAYDVGGHILTADMIEHGILRANARPPYPLSGPYFAPGSSQLVLALGRLDPRIHFALVCGSKRCPPIGFYEETGLDTQLSMATRAFINAETVVDSGTKLVTTSSIFKYYADDFGGMPSGLSRFLASWLDNAKTAEWLREHAHSARFEFRRYDWSLNR